One genomic segment of Kocuria rhizophila DC2201 includes these proteins:
- the glgC gene encoding glucose-1-phosphate adenylyltransferase — protein sequence MSRQKKVLAIVLAGGEGKRLMPLTEDRAKPAVPFAGGYRLIDFALSNLVNSGYLQIVVLTQYKSHSLDRHLSETWRLSTQLGNYVTSVPAQQRRGKDWFLGSANAIYQSMNLIDDADPDIVVVVGADHVYRMDFADMVEKHIESGAKATVAGVRQPMEMVKSFGVIETDPQDPAKITRFVEKPDTTAPLPDDPHSFLASMGNYVFDRDALVEALRTDNEKADTDHDMGGDIMPYFAERGEAVVYDFTHNDVPGSTDRDRQYWRDVGTLESYFDSHMDLIRPLPVFNLYNYDWPIYTHQIMAPPARTVRGPNGQAGVAFDSIVSPGVLITGGHVGSSVLSPKVKVEHDARVTESVLMQNVQIGAGATVHRCILDKNVVVPPGTTVGLDREQDLARGLTVTESGLTIAPKNYRFER from the coding sequence ATGTCACGACAGAAGAAGGTCCTTGCCATCGTGTTGGCCGGCGGCGAGGGCAAGCGTCTGATGCCGCTGACGGAGGACCGCGCCAAGCCGGCCGTGCCGTTCGCGGGCGGGTACCGGCTGATCGACTTCGCGTTGTCCAACCTGGTGAACTCGGGCTACCTGCAGATCGTGGTGCTGACCCAGTACAAGTCCCACTCCCTGGACCGGCACCTGTCCGAGACGTGGCGGCTGTCCACGCAGTTGGGCAACTACGTGACCTCGGTGCCCGCGCAGCAGCGCCGCGGCAAGGACTGGTTCCTGGGCTCGGCCAACGCGATCTACCAGTCCATGAACCTGATCGACGACGCCGATCCGGACATCGTGGTGGTCGTGGGCGCGGACCACGTGTACCGGATGGACTTCGCGGACATGGTGGAGAAGCACATCGAGTCCGGGGCGAAGGCCACGGTGGCCGGTGTGCGCCAGCCCATGGAGATGGTGAAGTCCTTCGGGGTGATCGAGACGGACCCGCAGGACCCTGCGAAGATCACGCGGTTCGTGGAGAAGCCGGACACCACCGCGCCCCTGCCGGACGATCCCCACTCGTTCCTGGCCTCGATGGGCAACTACGTGTTCGACCGGGACGCCCTGGTGGAGGCGTTGCGCACGGACAACGAGAAGGCGGACACCGACCACGACATGGGCGGGGACATCATGCCCTACTTCGCGGAGCGCGGTGAGGCCGTGGTGTACGACTTCACGCACAACGACGTCCCGGGCTCCACGGACCGGGACCGGCAGTACTGGCGGGACGTGGGCACGCTGGAGTCCTACTTCGACTCGCACATGGACCTGATCCGCCCGCTGCCGGTGTTCAACCTCTACAACTACGACTGGCCCATCTACACGCACCAGATCATGGCGCCGCCGGCCAGGACAGTGCGCGGGCCCAACGGCCAGGCGGGCGTGGCGTTCGACTCCATCGTCTCCCCCGGTGTGCTCATCACGGGCGGGCACGTGGGCTCCTCGGTGCTCTCCCCCAAGGTCAAGGTGGAGCACGACGCGCGGGTCACCGAGTCCGTGCTGATGCAGAACGTGCAGATCGGGGCCGGCGCCACGGTGCACCGCTGCATCCTGGACAAGAACGTGGTGGTCCCCCCGGGCACCACTGTGGGCCTGGACCGCGAGCAGGACCTCGCACGCGGGCTCACGGTCACCGAGTCCGGGCTCACCATCGCACCGAAGAACTACCGCTTCGAGCGGTAG
- the glgA gene encoding glycogen synthase, with protein sequence MRVDILSKEFPPAIYGGAGVHVAELSRVLAPLVDLNVRCFGAPREPDFHGAHVRAYPVPADLDQANAAVQTLGVDLTMIQDIAGADLVHSHTWYANMGGHLSSLMYDIPHVLSAHSLEPLRPWKAEQLGGGYRVSSFAEKTSYEAAAAIIAVSEGMRQDILRCYPAVDPDRVRTVHNGIDVSQWNRDEATDVLEEYGIDPARPSVAFVGRVTRQKGVPYLLRAALQLPPEVQLVLCAGAADTPELAAEVNGLIEQLRSERDGVVLIEKMLPRREVIQILSHATAFACPSVYEPLGIVNLEAMACGAAVVASATGGIPEVVDDGETGTLVPIEQVTDGTGTPLDPQKFVDDFAAALTDMVSNPERARRMGEAGRRRVEEHFSWESIAQQTLEVYRSVL encoded by the coding sequence GTGCGAGTAGACATCCTGAGCAAAGAATTCCCGCCCGCCATCTACGGGGGAGCGGGGGTGCACGTGGCCGAGCTCTCCCGCGTGCTCGCACCGCTGGTGGACCTGAACGTGCGCTGCTTCGGTGCACCGCGGGAGCCGGACTTCCACGGTGCCCACGTGCGCGCCTACCCCGTGCCCGCGGACCTGGACCAGGCCAACGCCGCAGTGCAGACCCTCGGGGTGGACCTCACCATGATCCAGGACATCGCCGGGGCGGACCTGGTGCATTCGCACACGTGGTACGCGAACATGGGCGGGCACCTGTCCTCCCTGATGTACGACATCCCGCACGTCCTCTCCGCCCACTCCCTCGAGCCCCTGCGCCCGTGGAAGGCCGAGCAGCTCGGCGGCGGGTACCGCGTGTCCTCCTTCGCGGAGAAGACCTCCTACGAGGCCGCCGCCGCGATCATCGCCGTGTCCGAGGGCATGCGCCAGGACATCCTGCGCTGCTACCCGGCCGTGGACCCCGACCGCGTGCGCACCGTGCACAACGGCATCGACGTCTCCCAGTGGAACCGGGACGAGGCCACCGACGTGCTCGAGGAGTACGGCATCGACCCCGCCCGACCCTCCGTCGCGTTCGTGGGCCGGGTGACCCGGCAGAAGGGTGTGCCCTACCTGCTGCGCGCCGCCCTGCAGCTGCCGCCCGAGGTGCAGCTCGTGCTGTGCGCCGGAGCCGCCGACACCCCCGAGCTCGCCGCCGAGGTCAACGGCCTCATCGAGCAGCTCAGGAGCGAACGGGACGGCGTGGTGCTCATCGAGAAGATGCTGCCCCGCCGCGAGGTCATCCAGATCCTCTCCCACGCCACCGCCTTCGCGTGCCCCTCCGTGTACGAGCCCCTGGGCATCGTCAACCTCGAGGCCATGGCCTGCGGGGCGGCTGTCGTGGCCTCTGCCACCGGCGGCATCCCCGAGGTCGTCGACGACGGCGAGACCGGAACCCTGGTTCCCATCGAGCAGGTCACCGACGGTACCGGAACCCCCCTGGACCCCCAGAAGTTCGTGGACGACTTCGCCGCCGCCCTCACGGACATGGTCTCCAACCCCGAGCGCGCTCGCCGCATGGGTGAGGCCGGGCGGCGCCGCGTGGAGGAGCACTTCTCGTGGGAGTCCATTGCCCAGCAGACCCTGGAGGTCTACCGCTCGGTGCTCTGA
- a CDS encoding TetR/AcrR family transcriptional regulator — protein sequence MDVPKVTEEHREQMRRRIQDAALVCIGRKGFSAVSMADIIAESGLSAGAVYVYYRGKDDLFLDASRGVMRDRLGALNRLHTHSPLPHPARAMAMVVTDLPEGATFPGLPLQVWGEAVRRPELRAAVRAILAEAGSHLRRYLSAWLRAEHGMAEDDADRLADRLRPAFIGLVQGCMVQMSLSEDPEQTHEAYVAAVDSLLSGVLAQTGQDTGRANG from the coding sequence GTGGACGTGCCCAAGGTCACGGAAGAGCACAGGGAGCAGATGCGGCGTCGGATCCAGGACGCCGCCCTGGTCTGCATCGGCCGCAAGGGGTTCTCGGCGGTGTCCATGGCGGACATCATTGCGGAGTCGGGCCTCTCGGCCGGTGCCGTGTACGTCTACTACCGCGGCAAGGACGACCTCTTCCTGGACGCGAGCCGCGGTGTGATGCGGGACCGGCTCGGGGCACTGAACCGGCTGCACACCCACAGCCCGCTCCCCCATCCGGCCCGCGCCATGGCCATGGTGGTCACGGACCTGCCCGAGGGTGCGACGTTCCCGGGCCTTCCCCTGCAGGTGTGGGGTGAGGCCGTGCGCCGCCCCGAGCTGCGGGCGGCCGTCCGCGCCATCCTGGCGGAGGCAGGCAGCCACCTGCGCCGCTACCTGAGCGCGTGGTTGCGCGCGGAGCACGGCATGGCGGAGGACGACGCCGATCGGCTGGCCGACCGTCTCCGTCCCGCATTCATCGGGCTGGTCCAGGGCTGCATGGTGCAGATGAGTCTGTCGGAGGACCCGGAGCAGACCCACGAGGCCTACGTGGCCGCGGTGGACTCCCTGCTCAGCGGTGTTCTGGCCCAGACGGGTCAGGACACCGGGCGCGCCAACGGCTGA